In one Euzebya tangerina genomic region, the following are encoded:
- the lysA gene encoding diaminopimelate decarboxylase gives MSGPIPVGLLPEHATVGESGELRIGGCDVAELAEAYGTPLFIYDEQGLRNRCREATAVFGERATYAAKAFLCRAMVRLVMEEGMSIDVASGGELGIALAAGAPPERIHLHGNNKSSRELAAAMDAGVGRIIVDSLEEIDRIERLVAQRHRAPRVLLRLTPGVKAETHEFVATGHDDSKFGFTVSTGAAATAVERADASAAMDLVGLHVHIGSQVFDADSFAKALAVMAEVIEPWDLPELVLGGGLGVPYVTGETAPTITEWAEALEQTALDLGITAKLGVEPGRAIAARAAVTVYRVGTIKRLPDIRTYVAVDGGMSDNPRPVLYGSGYEAFLPRAVQAARPQMVRIVGKHCESGDILVREAAVPGDLAVGDLLATAVTGAYGHSMGSNYNKIARPPVVFCAEGDARLVVRRETLDDLLAADVG, from the coding sequence GTGAGCGGGCCGATCCCCGTCGGGCTCCTGCCCGAACATGCGACCGTCGGCGAGTCGGGCGAGCTGCGGATCGGCGGCTGTGACGTCGCGGAGCTGGCGGAGGCGTACGGCACGCCCCTGTTCATCTACGACGAGCAGGGGCTGCGCAACCGCTGCCGGGAGGCCACCGCGGTCTTCGGCGAGCGCGCAACCTACGCCGCGAAGGCGTTCCTGTGCCGCGCCATGGTCCGTCTGGTGATGGAGGAGGGGATGTCGATCGACGTCGCCTCGGGCGGTGAGCTGGGGATCGCCCTGGCGGCCGGCGCACCTCCGGAGCGCATCCACCTCCACGGCAACAACAAGTCGTCGCGCGAGCTGGCCGCGGCGATGGACGCGGGAGTGGGGCGCATCATCGTGGACTCCCTCGAAGAGATCGACCGCATCGAGCGGCTGGTAGCTCAGCGCCATCGGGCCCCGAGGGTCCTGCTACGCCTGACACCGGGTGTGAAGGCGGAGACCCACGAGTTCGTCGCCACCGGCCATGACGACTCGAAGTTCGGCTTCACCGTGTCGACCGGGGCAGCCGCCACCGCGGTCGAGCGAGCTGACGCCAGCGCGGCCATGGACCTGGTCGGCCTGCACGTGCACATCGGGTCCCAGGTCTTCGACGCGGACTCCTTCGCCAAGGCGCTGGCGGTCATGGCTGAGGTGATCGAACCCTGGGACCTGCCCGAGCTGGTGCTCGGCGGTGGCCTCGGCGTGCCGTACGTGACTGGCGAGACGGCCCCGACGATCACCGAGTGGGCGGAGGCGCTGGAGCAGACCGCCCTCGACCTCGGGATCACGGCGAAGCTCGGCGTGGAGCCGGGTCGTGCCATCGCCGCACGGGCGGCCGTCACGGTGTACCGCGTCGGGACCATCAAGCGCCTCCCCGACATCCGCACCTACGTCGCGGTCGACGGCGGGATGAGCGACAACCCCCGACCGGTGCTCTACGGCTCGGGGTACGAGGCGTTCCTGCCGCGCGCCGTGCAAGCCGCGCGCCCGCAGATGGTCCGGATCGTCGGCAAGCACTGCGAGTCCGGGGACATCCTCGTCCGTGAGGCCGCCGTCCCGGGGGATTTGGCGGTCGGTGATCTGCTGGCCACCGCGGTCACCGGTGCCTACGGCCACTCGATGGGGTCCAACTACAACAAGATCGCGCGACCACCGGTTGTCTTCTGCGCCGAGGGGGATGCCCGGCTGGTGGTGCGCCGCGAGACCTTGGACGACCTGCTGGCCGCAGACGTCGGCTGA